In a genomic window of Akkermansia massiliensis:
- the nuoK gene encoding NADH-quinone oxidoreductase subunit NuoK: MIPLTHYLILSGVLFAIGLMGVIVRRDIIVIFMCLEMMLSAANLSLVAFSRAQGTMGLPNYDGQALSIFILTIAAAEVAIGLALIVSLYRARRTASTQDLNTLKD, from the coding sequence ATGATACCTCTTACGCATTACCTGATCCTCTCCGGCGTCCTGTTCGCCATCGGCCTGATGGGGGTGATTGTCCGGCGTGACATCATCGTCATCTTCATGTGCCTGGAAATGATGCTCAGCGCGGCCAACCTGTCACTGGTGGCGTTTTCACGCGCCCAGGGCACCATGGGGCTGCCCAATTACGACGGACAGGCCCTCTCCATCTTCATCCTGACCATCGCCGCGGCGGAAGTAGCCATCGGGCTGGCCCTCATCGTCTCCCTGTACCGGGCCAGGCGCACGGCCAGCACGCAGGACCTCAACACGCTGAAAGACTAA
- a CDS encoding NADH-quinone oxidoreductase subunit J — protein MNIFASDILFYVFGALAVILSLMVVFMRNPVSSAMMMALSFGATAAVMIGLGAHFLGILQILVYAGAIMVLFAFIIMLLNVKRETSPFRRPVSVAIGVIIAGLFLGQLIGIIYSLPGAKETHRCPMATAEQAWNDLKIGQDSANSGKTETNNLSGECAQKPCVASGGCTRGSDYAITKTSLDQLLHSTCGIAPSITLPPLSPQCSAHLYPEGTTIRAEIDNGEFPDTALLGRTLFDKYNRSLVIAGLALLVASIGVVVLSRRPFGK, from the coding sequence ATGAACATTTTTGCCAGTGACATACTCTTTTACGTCTTCGGGGCCCTGGCCGTGATCCTGTCCCTGATGGTCGTCTTCATGCGCAACCCCGTTTCCTCCGCCATGATGATGGCCCTCTCCTTCGGAGCCACGGCCGCCGTCATGATCGGGCTGGGCGCCCACTTCCTGGGCATTCTCCAGATTCTGGTATACGCCGGAGCCATCATGGTGCTCTTCGCGTTCATCATCATGCTGCTGAACGTGAAGCGGGAAACCTCCCCCTTCCGGCGGCCCGTCTCCGTCGCCATCGGCGTCATCATCGCCGGCCTCTTCCTCGGCCAGCTCATCGGCATCATCTACTCCCTGCCCGGCGCGAAGGAAACGCACCGCTGCCCGATGGCCACCGCGGAACAGGCGTGGAACGATCTGAAGATCGGCCAGGACAGCGCCAATTCCGGGAAAACGGAAACCAACAACCTTTCCGGGGAATGCGCGCAGAAACCCTGCGTTGCTTCCGGCGGATGCACACGAGGATCGGACTATGCCATCACCAAGACATCTCTTGACCAATTGCTCCATTCCACCTGCGGCATAGCACCGTCCATCACCCTCCCTCCCCTCTCCCCCCAATGTTCCGCACACCTCTATCCGGAAGGCACCACCATCCGCGCGGAAATAGACAACGGGGAATTCCCGGATACCGCCCTGCTGGGCCGCACCCTGTTTGACAAATACAACCGGAGCCTGGTCATCGCCGGGCTGGCCCTGCTGGTGGCCTCCATCGGCGTCGTCGTGCTGAGCCGCCGCCCCTTCGGCAAATAA
- a CDS encoding NuoI/complex I 23 kDa subunit family protein, which produces MAFKTIKRPKISLGERFYLQSILGGLWITIKHLVLALLGKSRNKKELAGSGIGVTMQYPEFRWDKHLPEYYRGAPVLVKGEDGRERCVSCQLCEFICPARAITITPGAIKEGPWGKVEKAPREFQIDMLRCIYCGMCEEACPEQAIFMSQDYLFTPTDKAQAIHNKAKLYEMGGTRKGLVNKWNQYK; this is translated from the coding sequence ATGGCCTTCAAAACGATCAAGCGCCCGAAGATTTCCCTCGGAGAGCGGTTCTACTTGCAATCCATCCTTGGCGGTCTCTGGATCACCATCAAGCACCTCGTTCTGGCTCTGCTGGGCAAATCCCGCAACAAGAAGGAACTGGCCGGCTCCGGCATAGGCGTCACGATGCAGTACCCGGAATTCCGGTGGGACAAGCACCTGCCGGAATACTACCGCGGGGCTCCCGTCCTGGTGAAGGGGGAAGACGGCCGCGAACGCTGCGTGTCCTGCCAGCTCTGCGAATTCATCTGCCCTGCCCGCGCCATCACCATCACCCCCGGCGCCATCAAGGAAGGCCCCTGGGGCAAGGTGGAAAAAGCGCCCAGGGAATTCCAGATCGACATGCTCCGCTGCATCTACTGCGGCATGTGCGAGGAAGCCTGCCCGGAACAGGCCATCTTCATGAGCCAGGACTACCTGTTCACCCCCACGGACAAGGCCCAGGCCATCCACAACAAGGCCAAGCTCTACGAAATGGGGGGCACCCGCAAGGGACTGGTCAACAAGTGGAACCAATACAAATAA
- a CDS encoding molybdopterin-dependent oxidoreductase: MSEEASKLPKDIAAEEGKVNVQINGTWHRFPRGTRIADACRSVGVPIPCFCYHPKLAVVGSCRMCMVEQGMPPRLAPGQTPSYDENGYQRIQWMPRPIISCANTVAENMGIRTDSPLASEARRGVMEFLLTSHPLDCPICDQAGECKLQEYSNDYGQVEGRYEEKKTKKGKNLSIGPRVNLDQERCVLCGRCVRFMRDIMHDEVLTMAQRGTFNAITVYPGRELDSNYSLNTVDLCPVGALTSKDFRFKMRVWFLKETKTIDVDCGTGTNIILWTREDKVYRITPRPNDAVNSCWMPDSHRLNYKYINAETRIPQPVIRTDAGAPHRPSTWEPALASVTEAVKRVSPHQLAIIASGRMTNEELYMVRHLAAQIGTDMVDIVPRMGESDGMLIAADRNPNTNGAKLVLGIEPGSRLAAIRDGVRNGSIKGILTLGEDLTAPEAGFTAEDLKKLDYLFMTAHSVNETARHADLVLPGVTYAEKFGTMINVTGRIQRLNRAIQPVGYARDDWQILRDITLLLGGNPALKDFNSALDILTVMSTEYGALNGVTWGSIGDGGQPILETGVTIPVVEHEKSQGR, translated from the coding sequence ATGAGTGAAGAAGCTTCCAAACTCCCCAAAGACATTGCCGCCGAGGAAGGCAAGGTGAACGTCCAGATCAACGGAACGTGGCACCGGTTCCCGCGCGGCACGCGGATTGCAGACGCCTGCCGTTCCGTAGGCGTTCCCATCCCGTGCTTCTGCTACCACCCCAAGTTGGCCGTCGTCGGCTCCTGCCGCATGTGCATGGTGGAACAGGGGATGCCGCCCCGGCTGGCTCCGGGCCAGACTCCCTCCTATGATGAAAACGGCTACCAGCGCATCCAGTGGATGCCGCGCCCCATCATCTCCTGCGCGAACACGGTGGCGGAAAACATGGGCATCCGTACGGACAGCCCCCTCGCCAGCGAGGCGCGCCGCGGCGTGATGGAATTCCTGCTTACCAGCCACCCGCTGGACTGTCCCATCTGCGACCAGGCCGGGGAATGCAAGCTCCAGGAATACTCCAACGACTACGGCCAAGTGGAAGGCCGCTATGAGGAAAAGAAGACCAAGAAGGGCAAGAACCTGAGCATCGGCCCGCGCGTGAACCTGGACCAGGAGCGCTGCGTGCTCTGCGGCCGCTGCGTGCGCTTCATGCGCGACATCATGCATGACGAAGTTCTCACGATGGCCCAGCGCGGCACCTTCAACGCCATCACGGTCTATCCGGGCCGTGAGCTGGACAGCAACTACTCCCTGAACACCGTGGACCTCTGCCCGGTAGGCGCTCTTACCTCCAAGGACTTCCGCTTCAAGATGCGCGTCTGGTTCCTGAAGGAAACCAAGACCATTGACGTGGACTGCGGCACGGGCACCAACATCATCCTCTGGACGCGTGAAGACAAGGTGTACCGCATCACCCCGCGCCCGAACGACGCCGTGAACTCCTGCTGGATGCCGGACTCCCACCGCCTGAATTACAAATACATCAACGCGGAAACGCGCATTCCCCAGCCCGTCATACGCACGGACGCGGGAGCGCCCCACCGCCCGTCCACCTGGGAACCCGCCCTGGCCTCCGTCACGGAAGCCGTCAAGCGCGTCTCCCCGCACCAGCTCGCCATCATCGCCTCCGGGCGCATGACCAACGAAGAACTTTACATGGTCCGCCACCTGGCCGCGCAAATCGGCACGGACATGGTGGACATCGTCCCCCGCATGGGAGAAAGCGACGGCATGCTGATTGCCGCGGACCGCAACCCGAACACGAACGGGGCCAAGCTGGTGCTGGGCATTGAACCCGGCTCCAGGCTGGCCGCCATCCGCGACGGCGTGCGCAACGGCTCCATCAAGGGCATCCTCACGCTGGGGGAAGACCTCACCGCCCCGGAAGCCGGCTTCACGGCGGAAGACCTGAAAAAGCTGGATTACCTGTTCATGACCGCCCACAGCGTGAATGAAACGGCGCGCCACGCGGACCTGGTTCTGCCAGGCGTCACGTATGCTGAAAAATTCGGAACGATGATCAACGTCACGGGCCGCATCCAGCGCCTGAACCGCGCCATCCAGCCCGTGGGCTACGCCAGGGATGACTGGCAGATTCTCCGGGACATCACCCTTCTGCTGGGCGGCAACCCCGCGCTGAAAGACTTCAACTCCGCCCTGGACATCCTCACCGTCATGAGCACGGAATACGGCGCCCTTAACGGCGTCACCTGGGGCTCCATAGGAGACGGGGGCCAGCCCATTCTGGAAACCGGCGTCACCATTCCCGTGGTGGAACATGAAAAAAGCCAGGGCCGCTAA
- the nuoL gene encoding NADH-quinone oxidoreductase subunit L → MFNIDIQYTWLLLFLPLVVAAFNWFLLTRRPNVAALTSTFSCLATFVLSLGLLDQTGSDSFSWLPISDVFSVDLGFVLDPLSTRMMLVVTGIGLLVHIFSLSYMADDKAKTRYFASLSLFMFSMTGIVLANNIAMTFIFWELVGLSSYLLIGHWYTRDAAANAAKKAFICNRVGDFGFLIGILTLWALTNTLDFSLMEMPAGLSETLLNITVLCLFCGAVGKSAQFPLHVWLPDAMEGPTPVSALIHAATMVAAGVYMMVRVQYSIGVEAFPALACNVIAVIGAVTAVIAAFMATQQNDIKRVLAYSTLSQLGYMVMALGLLAGEAAMFHLFTHAWFKALLFLGAGAIIFACHHEQDIWKMGGIMKRMKLTSLTFIIATMALVAIPFTSGFFSKEAILEAALHKNPVFFWIGAGVALLTTFYMMRVIFVVFFGKSRSHSSEHATEVGGLMLVPLLILAVLALISGYGFMADRLVPFNGFVSESFHIGMPFYVSMGALVLGILLAAVFYAGSPASDKLSGNAVSRALANRLYIDWFYDKVLVRGIQGSLAAIIDFMDQFIISGLIVGGLARLTAAVGSLLRRLQSGSMAAYTALFGIGLLLVIYFTVFYSC, encoded by the coding sequence ATGTTTAATATTGATATTCAATACACCTGGCTCCTGCTCTTCCTGCCGCTGGTCGTAGCCGCCTTCAACTGGTTCCTGCTGACCCGGCGTCCGAACGTCGCGGCCCTCACCTCCACCTTCTCCTGCCTGGCGACCTTCGTTCTTTCCCTGGGCCTGCTGGACCAGACCGGCTCGGACTCCTTCTCCTGGCTTCCGATCTCCGACGTCTTTTCCGTTGACCTGGGCTTTGTGCTGGACCCCCTTTCCACCCGCATGATGCTGGTGGTCACGGGCATCGGCCTGCTGGTCCACATCTTCTCCCTGAGCTACATGGCGGACGACAAGGCGAAAACGCGCTACTTCGCAAGCCTGAGCCTCTTCATGTTCTCCATGACGGGCATCGTCCTGGCGAACAACATCGCCATGACCTTCATCTTCTGGGAGCTGGTGGGCCTTTCCTCCTACCTGCTCATCGGCCACTGGTACACCAGGGACGCCGCCGCAAACGCTGCCAAAAAGGCCTTCATCTGCAACCGCGTGGGGGACTTCGGCTTCCTGATCGGCATCCTGACCCTCTGGGCGCTGACCAACACGCTGGACTTCAGCCTGATGGAAATGCCCGCGGGCCTCAGTGAAACCCTGCTGAACATCACGGTGCTGTGCCTCTTCTGCGGGGCGGTGGGCAAATCCGCCCAGTTCCCGCTGCACGTGTGGCTTCCGGACGCCATGGAAGGCCCCACCCCCGTCTCCGCCCTGATCCATGCGGCCACCATGGTGGCCGCCGGGGTGTACATGATGGTGCGCGTCCAGTACTCCATCGGCGTGGAAGCCTTCCCCGCCCTAGCCTGCAACGTCATTGCCGTCATCGGCGCCGTCACGGCCGTCATCGCCGCCTTCATGGCCACCCAGCAGAATGACATCAAGCGCGTGCTGGCCTACTCCACCCTCTCCCAGCTGGGCTACATGGTCATGGCCCTGGGCCTGCTGGCCGGGGAAGCGGCCATGTTCCACCTCTTCACCCATGCCTGGTTCAAGGCCCTGCTCTTCCTGGGCGCGGGCGCCATCATCTTCGCCTGCCACCATGAACAGGACATCTGGAAAATGGGCGGCATCATGAAGCGCATGAAGCTGACCTCCCTTACCTTCATCATCGCGACCATGGCGCTGGTCGCCATTCCGTTCACGTCCGGCTTCTTCTCCAAGGAAGCCATTCTGGAAGCCGCCCTGCACAAAAACCCGGTCTTCTTCTGGATCGGCGCGGGCGTGGCCCTGCTGACCACCTTCTACATGATGCGCGTGATCTTCGTGGTCTTCTTCGGCAAGAGCCGCAGCCACAGCTCGGAACACGCCACGGAAGTGGGCGGCCTCATGCTGGTTCCCCTGCTGATTCTGGCCGTGCTGGCCCTCATCTCCGGCTACGGCTTCATGGCTGACAGGCTGGTGCCCTTCAACGGGTTCGTTTCCGAAAGCTTCCATATCGGCATGCCCTTCTACGTCTCCATGGGCGCGCTGGTGCTCGGCATCCTGCTGGCGGCCGTCTTCTATGCGGGCTCCCCGGCCTCCGACAAGCTCTCCGGCAATGCCGTCTCCCGCGCCCTCGCCAACCGCCTCTACATTGACTGGTTCTATGACAAGGTGCTGGTCAGGGGCATCCAGGGCTCCCTGGCCGCCATCATCGACTTCATGGACCAGTTCATCATCTCCGGCCTCATCGTGGGCGGCCTGGCGCGGCTGACCGCCGCCGTCGGGTCCCTGCTGCGCCGCCTCCAGTCCGGCAGCATGGCCGCCTACACGGCCCTCTTCGGCATCGGCCTGCTCCTGGTCATCTACTTCACCGTCTTCTATTCCTGCTAA
- the nuoD gene encoding NADH dehydrogenase (quinone) subunit D translates to MKTSTKTFAIADTAANADYLTNTSEPLGETMTLNVGPSHPATHGVLRLVLELDGEEIISCDPVVGHLHRGMEKIGETIQYNQFVPYTDRFDYLAPLSNNIAYACAVEKLLGWELPPRGQALRVLALELSRFSSHILGVGVYGMDVGAMTVFLYCYEEREKIHNFYEQLTGARFTSSYTRIGGQTRDVPNEMLKEVLVFCDEAGKTLDETEALLLKNKIFIDRLQGVGVISREKALSWAITGANLRASGVKRDLRKTNPYLGYENYEFDVPVGEHGDCYDRFTVRIEEMRQSLRIIRQVIETMPDGPINMVDTKGTLPEKKKVMTDMESLIRQFMATTMGVNAPAGQVYFAAENPKGELGFFLDSKGGGLPNRLRMRSPSFCNLSILPELLKGHLVSDVPAILGSFDFVMGECDR, encoded by the coding sequence ATGAAGACGAGCACTAAAACTTTCGCCATTGCAGATACAGCCGCTAACGCAGACTATCTCACCAATACTTCCGAACCGCTCGGAGAAACGATGACCCTGAACGTGGGCCCCTCCCACCCCGCCACCCACGGCGTGCTGCGGCTGGTGCTGGAACTCGATGGTGAAGAGATCATTAGCTGCGATCCGGTGGTGGGCCACCTGCACCGCGGCATGGAAAAAATCGGGGAGACCATCCAGTACAACCAGTTCGTCCCCTACACCGACCGCTTCGACTACCTGGCCCCTCTTTCCAACAACATCGCCTATGCCTGCGCGGTGGAAAAACTGCTGGGCTGGGAGCTGCCGCCCCGCGGGCAGGCCCTGCGCGTGCTGGCCCTGGAGCTTTCCCGTTTTTCCTCCCATATCCTGGGCGTCGGCGTGTACGGCATGGACGTAGGCGCCATGACCGTGTTCCTGTACTGTTATGAGGAACGCGAAAAAATCCATAACTTTTACGAACAGCTCACCGGAGCGCGCTTCACCTCCTCCTACACCCGCATCGGCGGACAGACGCGCGACGTCCCCAATGAAATGCTGAAGGAAGTGCTCGTCTTCTGTGACGAAGCGGGCAAGACCCTGGATGAAACGGAAGCCCTGCTGCTCAAGAACAAAATCTTCATCGACCGCCTTCAGGGCGTGGGCGTCATCAGCCGTGAAAAGGCGCTCTCCTGGGCCATTACCGGAGCCAACCTGCGCGCCAGCGGCGTCAAGCGCGACCTGCGCAAAACCAACCCCTACCTGGGTTATGAGAATTACGAGTTCGACGTTCCCGTGGGTGAACACGGCGACTGTTACGACCGCTTTACCGTGCGCATCGAAGAAATGCGCCAGTCCCTGCGCATCATCCGCCAGGTCATTGAAACCATGCCGGACGGCCCCATCAACATGGTGGACACCAAGGGCACGCTGCCTGAAAAGAAAAAGGTCATGACGGACATGGAATCCCTGATCCGCCAGTTCATGGCCACCACCATGGGCGTGAACGCCCCCGCCGGGCAGGTTTACTTTGCCGCGGAAAACCCGAAGGGCGAGCTGGGCTTCTTCCTGGACTCCAAGGGCGGCGGCCTTCCCAACCGCCTGCGCATGCGCTCCCCCTCCTTCTGCAACCTGTCCATCCTGCCGGAACTGCTGAAAGGCCACCTGGTTTCCGACGTTCCGGCCATTCTCGGCTCCTTCGACTTCGTGATGGGCGAATGCGACCGCTAA
- the nuoF gene encoding NADH-quinone oxidoreductase subunit NuoF — MSITYLPGKEPHPRETRRILKNVNREGWNTSIDCYLADGGYEELKKALGMEPKAVIDEVKKSGLRGRGGAGFPTGVKWTFIPPNNTKPVYLVCNCDESEPGTFKDRYIVHQDPHQLIEGMVISSYAVGAHLAYIYMREEFPMAAEIMLKALQEARERGFLGSNIQGSGYDLEIHVHRGAGAYICGEETALLNSLEGQRPYPRIKPPFFPAAIGLYGCPTIVNNVESLCQVKHVIAMGGEAYSQEGARRSPGTRIIGVSGDVKRPGFYEIVSGSMTFGELLYDVCGGPRDGREFKAVIPGGSSSKVMRTDVEYKVQNPDGTMGKISFFDIPLDLDSISQHGSMSGSGAVIVMDDSRSMPWAMNNINRFYAHESCGQCTPCREGCPWMMKLSTRILEGKAAPSDVDLLIEVANQIEGKTVCAFGEAASWPTQAMVSKFKEEFVALTDPFNACLPHTREGREQTRFLTR, encoded by the coding sequence ATGAGCATCACCTATCTTCCCGGTAAAGAACCCCACCCCAGGGAAACGCGCCGCATCCTGAAAAACGTCAACCGCGAAGGATGGAACACTTCCATTGACTGCTATCTGGCCGACGGCGGCTATGAGGAACTGAAAAAGGCGCTCGGCATGGAGCCGAAGGCCGTCATTGACGAGGTGAAAAAATCCGGACTGCGCGGCCGCGGCGGCGCGGGTTTCCCCACAGGCGTGAAGTGGACCTTCATTCCGCCGAACAACACGAAGCCCGTTTACCTGGTCTGCAACTGCGACGAATCCGAACCCGGCACCTTCAAGGACCGCTACATCGTCCACCAGGACCCCCACCAGCTCATTGAAGGGATGGTCATCTCCAGCTACGCGGTAGGCGCGCACCTGGCTTACATCTACATGCGGGAGGAATTCCCCATGGCCGCGGAAATCATGCTCAAGGCCCTTCAGGAAGCGCGCGAACGCGGCTTCCTGGGCAGCAACATCCAGGGTTCCGGCTACGATCTGGAAATCCACGTGCACCGCGGCGCGGGCGCCTACATCTGCGGTGAGGAAACGGCCCTGCTCAACTCCCTGGAAGGCCAGCGCCCCTACCCGCGCATCAAGCCTCCCTTCTTCCCGGCCGCCATCGGCCTGTACGGCTGCCCCACCATCGTGAACAACGTGGAATCCCTCTGCCAGGTGAAGCACGTCATCGCCATGGGCGGAGAAGCCTACAGCCAGGAAGGTGCCCGGCGCTCCCCCGGTACCCGCATCATCGGCGTTTCCGGCGACGTGAAACGCCCGGGGTTCTATGAAATCGTTTCCGGCTCCATGACCTTCGGCGAACTGCTGTATGACGTCTGCGGAGGCCCGCGGGACGGCCGCGAGTTCAAGGCCGTCATTCCCGGCGGCTCCTCCTCCAAGGTCATGCGCACGGACGTGGAATACAAGGTGCAGAACCCGGACGGCACCATGGGCAAAATCTCCTTCTTCGACATTCCGCTGGACCTGGACAGCATCTCCCAGCACGGCTCCATGTCCGGCTCCGGCGCGGTCATCGTCATGGACGACTCCCGCTCCATGCCCTGGGCCATGAACAACATCAACCGCTTTTACGCGCATGAATCCTGCGGCCAGTGCACCCCCTGCCGGGAAGGCTGCCCGTGGATGATGAAGCTCAGCACCCGCATTCTGGAAGGCAAGGCCGCTCCGTCCGACGTGGACCTGCTGATTGAAGTGGCCAACCAGATTGAAGGGAAAACGGTCTGCGCCTTCGGTGAAGCCGCCTCATGGCCCACCCAGGCCATGGTCTCCAAGTTCAAGGAGGAATTCGTGGCCCTGACGGACCCTTTCAACGCCTGCCTGCCCCATACCAGGGAAGGCCGGGAACAAACCCGTTTCCTCACCCGCTAA
- a CDS encoding complex I 24 kDa subunit family protein has protein sequence MSDYAENAIDATIAHQPSPGERFYPAFEVTPELDAAASEYVTHYPEGKQKSAVLPILHEIQKKFGFISADAITWVGEKLNISAAHVLGVVTFYPGLRQMCPGKTHIRVCRTLSCAMAGADSLFDAICARLGIDKSGIDHHHPIGVSPDGLWSVEGVECLANCGFGPNMMVNDLLYEKVTPELLEEVIAKHQNA, from the coding sequence ATGTCCGATTACGCTGAAAACGCCATCGACGCGACTATCGCCCACCAGCCCAGCCCGGGCGAACGGTTCTACCCGGCCTTTGAAGTAACGCCGGAGCTTGACGCCGCCGCCAGCGAATACGTCACGCATTATCCGGAAGGCAAGCAGAAATCCGCCGTGCTTCCCATCCTGCATGAAATCCAGAAAAAATTCGGCTTCATCAGCGCAGACGCCATCACCTGGGTGGGTGAAAAACTGAACATCTCCGCCGCCCACGTGCTGGGTGTGGTCACCTTCTATCCCGGCCTGCGCCAGATGTGCCCCGGCAAGACCCACATCCGCGTGTGCCGCACCCTCTCCTGCGCCATGGCGGGAGCGGACAGCCTCTTTGACGCCATCTGCGCGCGCCTGGGCATTGACAAGAGCGGCATTGACCACCACCACCCCATCGGCGTCAGCCCGGACGGCCTGTGGAGCGTGGAGGGAGTGGAATGCCTGGCCAACTGCGGATTCGGCCCCAACATGATGGTCAACGACCTTCTGTATGAAAAAGTCACTCCGGAACTGCTGGAGGAAGTGATCGCCAAGCACCAGAACGCCTAA
- a CDS encoding complex I subunit 1/NuoH family protein — protein MIDSILTFCDEVLSNPVWFYVITLLIKIVICFAITILFIPVCVYIERRVAAWIQDRVGPNRAGIPLSIFRRFGAKSDLPFKKTLDYFGLPHDGKIANLCRFFRLDRDIPIFGLVQPMVDGGKLFLKQDFTPPFVRRVYFWIAPILVLAPPLMTAAVVPFAGDLHTSYGNVNMAVANLSVGPLWMFAISSLSVYGLVLAGWSSNSKFPFLGGVRSSAQMISYEISMGLSIIPVLMIYSTLDLSNIVEYQAANGWLLLPVWGEGLSWQRWILLVPIAISFIIFLTSIFAEANRTPFDMSECETDLVGGYHTEYSSMKFAQFFMGEYAAMVVGSSLVITLFLGGWSIGFGLDGWLNEHVANWVAVICQLIAYVLKLLFFVFFFVWVRWTLPRFRYDQVMKLGWMVFFELAVINIFITAAILYFVK, from the coding sequence ATGATTGATTCGATTCTAACCTTTTGCGACGAAGTGCTCAGCAACCCTGTGTGGTTCTACGTCATCACCCTGCTGATCAAAATCGTCATCTGCTTCGCCATCACCATCCTGTTCATTCCGGTCTGCGTGTACATTGAACGCCGGGTGGCCGCCTGGATTCAGGACCGCGTGGGGCCCAACCGCGCCGGCATCCCGCTGAGCATCTTCCGCCGCTTCGGGGCGAAGTCAGACCTGCCGTTTAAAAAGACGCTGGACTACTTCGGCCTTCCCCACGACGGCAAAATCGCCAACCTGTGCCGCTTCTTCCGCCTGGACCGCGACATTCCGATCTTCGGCCTCGTGCAGCCCATGGTGGACGGCGGCAAGCTGTTCCTCAAGCAGGACTTCACGCCTCCCTTCGTGCGCCGCGTGTACTTCTGGATCGCCCCCATCCTGGTGCTGGCCCCCCCGCTGATGACGGCGGCCGTGGTCCCCTTTGCCGGAGACCTTCACACCTCCTACGGCAACGTAAACATGGCGGTGGCCAACCTCAGCGTAGGGCCCCTGTGGATGTTCGCCATCTCCTCCCTCTCCGTATACGGCCTGGTGCTGGCCGGATGGTCCTCCAACTCCAAATTCCCCTTCCTGGGCGGCGTGCGTTCCTCCGCCCAGATGATCTCCTACGAAATCAGCATGGGCCTGTCCATCATCCCCGTGCTGATGATTTACAGCACGCTGGACCTCTCCAACATCGTGGAATACCAGGCCGCCAACGGATGGCTGCTGCTTCCCGTGTGGGGCGAGGGCCTGAGCTGGCAGCGCTGGATCCTGCTGGTTCCCATCGCCATCAGCTTCATCATCTTCCTGACCTCCATCTTCGCGGAAGCCAACCGCACGCCCTTTGACATGTCCGAATGTGAAACGGACCTCGTGGGCGGCTACCACACGGAATACTCCTCCATGAAATTCGCGCAGTTCTTCATGGGTGAATACGCCGCCATGGTGGTAGGCTCCTCCCTGGTCATCACGCTGTTCCTGGGCGGCTGGTCCATCGGCTTCGGCCTGGACGGGTGGCTCAACGAACACGTAGCCAACTGGGTGGCGGTCATCTGCCAGCTCATCGCGTACGTGCTCAAGCTCCTCTTCTTCGTCTTCTTCTTCGTCTGGGTGCGCTGGACGCTCCCCCGCTTCCGTTACGACCAGGTGATGAAGCTCGGCTGGATGGTCTTCTTTGAACTGGCCGTCATCAACATCTTCATCACGGCCGCCATCCTGTACTTCGTCAAGTAA